A region from the Salvia splendens isolate huo1 chromosome 15, SspV2, whole genome shotgun sequence genome encodes:
- the LOC121766373 gene encoding ADP-ribosylation factor 2 isoform X1, with protein MGLTFTKLFSRLFAKKEMRILMVGLDAAGKTTILYKLKLGEIVTTIPTIGFNVETVEYKNISFTVWDVGGQDKIRPLWRHYFQNTQGLIFVVDSNDRDRVVEARDELHRMLNEDELRDAVLLVFANKQDLPNAMNAAEITDKLGLHSLRQRHWYIQSTCATSGEGLYEGLDWLSNNIANKASSHA; from the exons ATGGGGTTGACATTCACAAAGCTTTTTAGCCGGCTTTTTGCCAAGAAGGAGATGCGTATTTTGATGGTTGGTCTCGATGCGGCTGGTAAGACCACCATCCTGTACAAGCTCAAGCTCGGAGAGATTGTTACCACCATTCCTACCATTG GCTTCAATGTGGAGACTGTCGAATACAAGAACATTAGCTTCACTGTCTGGGATGTTGGGGGTCAGGACAAG ATCCGCCCATTGTGGAGGCACTACTTCCAGAACACTCAGGGTCTCATCTTTGTGGTGGACAGCAACGACAGAGATCGTGTTGTTGAGGCAAGGGATGAACTGCATAGGATGTTGAATGAG GATGAGCTGAGAGATGCGGTATTACTTGTATTTGCAAACAAACAAGATCTTCCCAATGCAATGAATGCTGCTGAAATCACTGACAAGCTTGGCCTACACTCGCTCAGGCAGCGCCActg GTACATCCAGAGCACGTGTGCCACCTCTGGTGAGGGGCTCTATGAGGGACTGGACTGGCTCTCCAACAACATTGCTAACAAGGCAAGTAGTCAT GCTTAG
- the LOC121766373 gene encoding ADP-ribosylation factor 2 isoform X2: MGLTFTKLFSRLFAKKEMRILMVGLDAAGKTTILYKLKLGEIVTTIPTIGFNVETVEYKNISFTVWDVGGQDKIRPLWRHYFQNTQGLIFVVDSNDRDRVVEARDELHRMLNEDELRDAVLLVFANKQDLPNAMNAAEITDKLGLHSLRQRHWYIQSTCATSGEGLYEGLDWLSNNIANKA; encoded by the exons ATGGGGTTGACATTCACAAAGCTTTTTAGCCGGCTTTTTGCCAAGAAGGAGATGCGTATTTTGATGGTTGGTCTCGATGCGGCTGGTAAGACCACCATCCTGTACAAGCTCAAGCTCGGAGAGATTGTTACCACCATTCCTACCATTG GCTTCAATGTGGAGACTGTCGAATACAAGAACATTAGCTTCACTGTCTGGGATGTTGGGGGTCAGGACAAG ATCCGCCCATTGTGGAGGCACTACTTCCAGAACACTCAGGGTCTCATCTTTGTGGTGGACAGCAACGACAGAGATCGTGTTGTTGAGGCAAGGGATGAACTGCATAGGATGTTGAATGAG GATGAGCTGAGAGATGCGGTATTACTTGTATTTGCAAACAAACAAGATCTTCCCAATGCAATGAATGCTGCTGAAATCACTGACAAGCTTGGCCTACACTCGCTCAGGCAGCGCCActg GTACATCCAGAGCACGTGTGCCACCTCTGGTGAGGGGCTCTATGAGGGACTGGACTGGCTCTCCAACAACATTGCTAACAAG GCTTAG
- the LOC121767136 gene encoding galactinol synthase 1-like, which yields MAPDAFSGAGTGKLQPALGSRKGYVTFLAGTGDYVKGVVGLAKGLRKVKSIYPLVVAILPDVPEEHREILRAQGCIVKEIEPVYPPPNQTQFAMAYYVINYSKLRIWNFLEFSKMVYLDGDIQVFENIDHLLDTPDGYFYAVMDCFCEKTWSHSPQYSVGYCQQCPNKVTWPAEMGPPPPLYFNAGMFVYEPSKTTYETLLETLQVAPTTPFAEQDFLNSFFNPIYKPIPPIYNLVLAMMWRHPENVELEKTKVVHYCAAGSKPWRYTGEEANMDREDIKMLVKKWWDIYNDESLDYKPEEADESFSKPSIMASLPEPAVSYVPAPSAA from the exons atggcCCCTGATGCCTTTTCTGGCGCCGGTACCGGCAAACTCCAACCCGCCCTCGGGTCGAGGAAGGGCTACGTTACGTTCTTGGCTGGCACGGGCGACTATGTGAAAGGGGTTGTCGGTTTGGCCAAGGGTTTGAGGAAGGTGAAGAGCATCTACCCTCTTGTGGTGGCGATCTTACCGGATGTGCCGGAGGAGCACCGTGAGATCTTGAGGGCCCAAGGCTGCATTGTCAAGGAGATCGAGCCGGTCTACCCACCGCCCAACCAGACTCAGTTCGCCATGGCGTATTATGTCATCAACTACTCTAAGCTTCGTATTTGGAAC TTCCTTGAGTTTAGCAAAATGGTGTACCTTGACGGAGACATCCAAGTTTTCGAAAACATCGATCACCTCCTCGACACCCCTGACGGCTACTTCTACGCCGTTATGGATTGCTTTTGTGAGAAGACATGGAGCCACTCTCCACAATACTCCGTTGGCTATTGCCAACAATGCCCTAACAAGGTCACCTGGCCCGCTGAGATGGGCCCCCCGCCCCCGCTCTACTTTAACGCAGGCATGTTCGTGTACGAGCCAAGCAAGACCACTTATGAAACTCTCCTCGAGACTCTCCAGGTCGCCCCCACTACACCATTTGCTGAGCAG GATTTCCTCAACTCCTTCTTCAACCCAAtctacaaacccatcccaccgATCTACAACCTCGTCCTCGCGATGATGTGGCGCCACCCGGAGAACGTCGAGCTTGAGAAGACCAAAGTTGTCCACTATTGTGCTGCT GGATCCAAGCCATGGAGGTACACCGGTGAGGAGGCGAACATGGACCGAGAAGACATCAAGATGCTGGTGAAGAAATGGTGGGACATCTACAACGATGAATCCCTCGACTACAAGCCCGAGGAGGCAGATGAGTCATTCTCGAAGCCCTCGATCATGGCCTCCCTTCCTGAACCCGCGGTTTCTTATGTCCCGGCTCCCTCAGCCGCCTAA
- the LOC121766663 gene encoding uncharacterized protein LOC121766663 encodes MMNNIHTEKEISDDLYNQLKIMETEEDSKLREFQITENSGEEEDEFDDEEEEEFSFASVGEDAAAISADHAFSDGQIKAVFPLFDQSLLLSGDGDLPENFPMRPPVNKVFVETSSSADDQIAGPYCEWSSRKAVEAAPESCKKSNSTGFSKIWRLKEITCRSNSDGRDAFVFLNGNHAPPSTAAAEKAAPPPETVKKSGKEKKKTVSPHEAYLRSKAKDEERQRRSYLPYRPELMGFFTNVNGGLTRNVHPF; translated from the coding sequence atgATGAACAATATCCACACGGAGAAGGAAATCAGCGACGATTTGTACAATCAACTGAAAATTATGGAAACTGAAGAGGATTCGAAGCTCCGTGAATTTCAAATTACGGAGAATTCCggtgaggaagaagatgaattcgacgacgaagaagaagaggaattTTCGTTCGCCAGCGTAGGGGAAGACGCGGCTGCGATCTCGGCGGATCATGCCTTCAGCGACGGCCAGATCAAGGCGGTTTTCCCCTTGTTTGATCAGAGCTTGCTCCTCTCCGGAGACGGCGACTTGCCGGAAAATTTTCCGATGCGGCCGCCGGTGAACAAGGTCTTCGTCGAGACCAGCTCCTCCGCCGATGATCAGATCGCCGGCCCCTACTGCGAGTGGTCTAGCCGGAAGGCGGTGGAGGCGGCGCCGGAGAGCTGCAAAAAGAGCAACTCCACCGGTTTTTCAAAAATCTGGCGGCTGAAGGAGATCACGTGCCGGTCGAATAGCGACGGAAGAGACGCCTTTGTTTTCCTCAACGGAAATCACGCGCCGCCGtcgacggcggcggcggagaaggCGGCGCCACCGCCGGAGACGGTGAAGAAGAGCgggaaggagaagaagaagacggtGTCGCCGCACGAGGCGTATTTGAGGAGTAAGGCGAAGGACGAGGAGCGGCAGCGGCGTTCGTATTTGCCGTACCGGCCGGAGTTGATGGGGTTTTTTACGAATGTTAACGGCGGATTAACGAGAAATGTTCATCCGTTTTGA